The following are encoded together in the Patagioenas fasciata isolate bPatFas1 chromosome 7, bPatFas1.hap1, whole genome shotgun sequence genome:
- the LOC136116231 gene encoding olfactory receptor 14J1-like codes for MSNSSSITQFLLLPFTDTRELQLLHFWLFLGIYLAALLGNGLIITTIAWDQHLHTPMYFFLLNLALLDLGTISSIVPKSMASSRWDTRAISYTGCAAQLCLFLFFISAEFYLLTIMSYDRYVAICKPLHYGTLLGSRACVHMAAAAWATGFLNALLHTANAFSLPLCKGNALGQFFCEIPQILKLSCSNTYIKEVGFIVVSLLVAFGCFVFIVVSYVQIFRAVLRIPSEQGRHKAFSTCLPHLAVVSLFVSTAMFAYLNFNSISSPSLDLMVSVLYSVVPPAVNRLIYSMRNQELKAAVWKLMTRCSPQVINCP; via the coding sequence atgtccaacagcagctccatcacccagttcctcctcctgccattcacagacacacgggagctgcagctcttgcacttctggctcttcctgggcatctacctggctgccctcctgggcaacggcctcatcatcaccaccatagcctgggaccagcacctccacacccccatgtacttcttcctgctcaacctcgccctccttgacctaggcaccatctccagcattgtccccaagtccatggccagttccagatgggacaccagagccatctcctacacaggatgtgctgcccaactctgtctgtttttgtttttcatttcagcagaattttatcttctcaccatcatgtcctacgaccgctacgttgccatttgcaaacccctgcactacgggaccctcctgggcagcagagcttgtgtccacatggcagcagctgcctgggccactgggtttctgaatgctctgctgcacacggccaatgcattttcactgccactgtgcaagggcaatgccctgggccagttcttctgtgaaatcccccagatcctcaagctctcatgctccaacacctacatcaaggaagtcgggtttattgtggttagtcttttagtagcatttgggtgttttgtgttcattgtggtgtcctatgtgcagatcttcagggccgtgctgaggatcccctctgagcagggacggcacaaagccttttccacctgcctccctcacctggccgtggtctccctgtttgtcagcactgccatgtttgcctacctgaatttcaactccatctcctccccatccctggacctgatggtgtctgttctgtactcggtggtgcctccagcagtgaaccgcctcatctacagcatgaggaaccaggagctgaaagcTGCTGTCTGGAAGCTGATGACTCGATGTTCTCCTCAAGTTATAAACTGCCCATGA